The nucleotide sequence TGTTCTACCTCTCAGGATTTCCCGGAAGTCCCCCGCCGGAGCGCGGGCAGCCCGGCCAGGTCCAGCGCTTCCAGAGCGAACCCCGCATCTCCCTTTACGTCAACCAGACCGGCCAGCGCACGGAGATCCCCATCGAACAGTACGTGGCCGGCGTCGTGGCCGGCGAGATGTGGGAAAACTGGCCGGAGAGCGCGTACGCCGCCCAGGCGATCCTGGCCCGCACCTTCACCCTGGAGATGATGTCCAGGGGCGGCACCCGCTCGCTCCACGGCACGGACATGTCGACCGATCCGGTCGAGACCCAGGCCTATAACCCCTCTCGCATCAGCCCGGCCATTCGCCGGGCGGTCGACAGCACCCGGGGGCAGGTGTTGACGTACCAGGGGCGCTACGCCAAGGCGTGGTTCCACGCCTACAGCGGCGGCCAGACTACGACGCCACAGGAAGGGTTGGGGCTTCCCGACGAACAGGCGCCCTACCTGCGTCCCGTGAAGCTGCCGTCCAACCCGCTGGTGCCGGGCCAGTTCCGCTCCTGGCGGGCGGAGTTTTCCGAGGCGGAAGTGCGCAGCGCCCTGGCCAAGAAGGGGATCACGGTCGGCACGATCCAGTCCATCCACGTCACCTCGAGGGGCCCGACGGGCCGGATCACCCAGGTCGAGGTGGTCGGCTCCGGGGGGCGGCGCACCATCAGCGGCAACGACCTGAGGGTCGCGCTGGGGTCGGACCGCATGCGCTCTACCCTGGCGCGCACCTTCACCTTTGCCAAGGGCCGGCTGGTGGTGGAGGGGACCGGCTCCGGGCACGGGGTCGGCTTGAGCCAGTGGGATGCGCTGTTGATGGCGCGCCAGGGACGCTCGGCCCAGCAGATCGTGCAGGCCTTCTATCCCGGCGCTCGCATCGAGAAGTTGTGGTGAGCGGGCTGCATATAGATGGCCCGGAGGTGCGCGCCGGTGGCGGAGCGGGGGGAACAGCCGGGACAGGTTCGCCATCAGCTCCTGCTCAAGGGGCGCCAGCAGCTGGAGCTGCAGGGCGTCCTCAGCGTCGACAGCTTCGACGAACAGGTGATGACGCTGCAGACCGACGCGGGCACGCTGATCATTCGCGGGGAGGGCATGCAGATTCACGCCCTCGACGTCGATCAGGGCACGATGGCCGTCACCGGCCTCGTCCACAGCCTCGAGTACGCGCAGGAGGCGGCGAAGCGCAGGGTGCGCGGCATCTTGCGCCGGCTCACCCGGTGACCCCGAGGACCCGCGCCCCGGCAGGGCGTCACGCCGTGCCGTCCGCTCACGCTCGCTCTCGCCGTCTTTTCACCTCTCCCGCCCCACCCCCATAGCATGGTGAGCGTCGCCGGATAGGGGGTTGGGCGGACATGATCACGCTCCTGGGCCAGATGGCCCTGGTGGGGAGGGTCGCGCTGGCCGGCGTCGTCCTGGGCCTGGCGTGGGACCTCTACCGTTGCTTCAAAGGCATGATGCGTTTCGGGCGCCGCTCGCCCGCGCTGTTCGTGCTCGACCTCGTCTTCCTCGCCGTGCTCGGGCCCGTCGCCTTCACCCTGCTCCTCGTCGCCGACGGGGCCCAGATGCGGCTGTCCACGCTCGTGGGGCTCGGGACCGGTGCTGTGGTCTACTTCGTCACGTTGAGCCCGCTCGTGGAGCAGGCGTGCTGGTCGGTGTGGGCCGGCCTGGGAGCCCTGGCCCGGCGCGCCTGCGGCGCGTGGTGGGGGATCGTGCGTCGCAGCCGCCCCTGGGGGGTGCCCTGAGCGCCCCGGGGCACCCGTTCTCCAACGCGGGCAGGAGCTCGGCCCCCGTCCGGGGAAGTAGGATGCTTCGCCGGCCTCAACGGCCGCTGGGGCCGGCGACGGGGGTCGGTCGGGGTGGTCTTCCACTTTCGGGGGCGGCGCTACCGCCTGGGCCGCAAGCTATGGGTGCGGGCCGGCGTGCTCGTCGCCCTCATGGGCATCGCTTCGTTCGCGGGAGCGGCCTACCGGACCTACGAGATGCACCGCAGGCTCGATCGCCTGCAGGCGGCCATCGCCGCGCAGCGCTCGAGCAACGCCCGCCTGGAGAAGGCGCTGCGGGAGGCGTCCCAACCGGCTGCGGTGGAGTCGAGGGCACGGGTCATGCTGGGGCTCGTGAAGCCCGGGGAGCAGGTCTTCGAGCCGGCCGTGGTGGTGCCGCCCGGCGACCCGTATCGGGTGGACAAGCGTTAGCACCGGTCTCCGCCCCGCCCCCCACGCCCGTGCTGCCCGTGCGCGGGCGTGGGCCGGTGCTTGCCGGGGCGGCCGGGGGAAGCGTGAAGGCACGGTGGCGTTCGTGCCGCGCGCGGACCGCCTTTACTGCTCCATCTGCTTGGCCAGAAAACCGGCGGCCGTCTCCGCCAGCTTCAGTTCGAGCTCACCGACGCGCTTGTCGGGCTCCTTGGTCCCCAGCACTACCGCTCCGATGGGATCCCCTTCGGCGATGATGGGGGCGACGACCATGGAGATGAACTCCCAGCGCTCTTCCTCCTCACCCTCCCCCGGGGCTCGGGTCTCTCCGGGGCGGGGGAAGAGCACCGGTTTGCGGCCTTCCATGACCCGCTCGATCGCGGGGGTCACCGGCTTGTCCATCCATTGCTTCTTGGGCGCACCGGCTACCGCCACCACCGCGTCCCGGTCGGTAATGATCGCGATATGGCCGGTCGTCTCGTAGAGCGAGTCTGCGTACTCCTGGGCAAACTCCCCCAGCTCGCCGATGGGGGAGTATTTCTTCAGGATGACCTCGCCCTCGCGGTCCACGAAAATCTCGAGCGGGTCTCCCTCACGAATCCTGAGGGTCCTGCGGATCTCCTTGGGTATGACCACTCGCCCGAGGTCGTCGATGCGCCGGACGATCCCGGTAGCCTTCACGTGCCACCCCTCCACATCACAACCTGCACTTCCACGACTGCCGCCGGCCGGTTGCCTGCCGTAGCGCCTGCCGCGATCTTCTCCTGCTTCCCGGCCGTAGTATACAGCCGTGCAATTTGACCTATACAGGGCGGTTTTCGCCGGGTTTCATCGCCATGGTAGCGATGGACACCCCCTAGCTCTTCACTCCGCCGCTTACCGTCGCCTCAACGCCCTTGGCCTGGGGCCACGCCTCCCGGACCTGTTCCAGAAGCGTGCGCAACGCCGCCAGCAACTGCCCGTCGTCCAGCCCCGCCCGCCGCAGCCACACCACGTCGGTCCGGTTGGGGCGGAAGCTCAGGCGCCCCCGGAGCATCGAGGCGGCCCTGGCGACTCCCACCGGCGGTAGCTGGATCCCCGGCCAGGCTTTGACGGCTGCGCTGTCGCGCTCCAGCGTGATCGTCGCCACGCCCGTCTCCCGAGCCAGGAGCTTGAGCCGGGCCACCTCCAACAGGTGCTCGACGCTGACCGGCAGCTCCCCGAAACGGTCCCTCAGGTCGGCCGCAATCGCCTCGATTTCGTCGTAACCTTCAGCGGCGGCGATCCGCCGGTAAAACTCGACCTTCTGCGCCGCATCCGGTACGTACTCGTCCGGCAGGTACGCATCGACACTCAGATCCAGCACGGGCTCGGGCGGCTTCTGCACCGTCTCGCCCTTCACCTCACGGACCGCCTCTTCCAGTAGCCGGCAATACATCTCGAACCCGACCGAAGCGATGTGACCGTGCTGCTCGGGCCCCAAGAGATTCCCCGCGCCCCGGATCTCCAGGTCTCGCAGCGCGATCTTGAAGCCCGAGCCCAGCTCCGTGAACTCCCGGATCGCCTCCAGCCGGCGCTCCGCATCCTCCGAGAGCACCCGCTCCTTGCGGTACGTGAAGTACGCGTACGCCACCCGGTGCGAGCGCCCGACCCGGCCCCGCAACTGGTACAGCTGGGCGAGGCCCATCCGGTCGGCGTCGTATACGATCAGCGTATTGACGTTGCCAATGTCCATGCCCGTCTCGATGATGGTCGTGCAGACCAGCACGTCGTACTGGCCGTTGAGGAAATCGAGCATGACCTGCTCGAGGCGGGACTCGTCCATCTGCCCATGCGCCACCGCCACCCTGGCCTCCGGCACCAGAGCCTGGACGTGGGCGGCCATGCGGTCGATGGTCTGGACCCGGTTGTAGACGAAGTAGACTTGCCCTTGCCGCGCCAGCTCCCGGGTGATGGCGTCCCGGATGAGATCGTCCTGGAACTCTACCACATACGTTCGAACCGGATAACGCCCTTCTGGGGGGGTCTCAATCACGCTCATGTCCCGCAGCCCTGACAGCGCCATGTGCAGGGTACGGGGAATGGGGGTCGCGGTCATCGTCAAGACGTCGACCGTACGGCGCAGTTCTTTCAAGCGCTCCTTCTGGGCCACGCCGAAGCGCTGCTCCTCGTCTACGATGACCAAGCCGAGGTTCTTGAACTGCACGTCCTTCGACAACAACCGGTGGGTGCCGATCACGACGTCGATCGTGCCCAGCCGAAGCCCCTCGATGATGGCCGCCTGCTCGCTCGCGGATTGGAAGCGGGAGAGCATCTCGAGCCGCACCGGGTAGCCGGCCATCCGCTCCGAGAACGTGCGGTAGTGCTGCTGGGCCAGGATCGTCGTCGGCACCAGCACGGCCACCTGGCGCCCGTCGGCCACCGCTTTGAACGCGGCCCGCATGGCCACCTCGGTCTTGCCGTACCCGACGTCACCGCACAAGAGCCGGTCCATGGGGCGCGGCCGCTCCATGTCTCGCTTGACCTCTTCGGTGGCCCGTAGCTGGTCCGGGGTCTCCTCGTACGGGAACGCCTCCTCGAACTCCCGTTGCCACGGCGAATCAGGGCCAAAGGCGATACCGGGCTGGGCCTGGCGGGCCGCATAGAGTTCCAGCAGCGACCTGGCCATCTCGTGAACGGATTCTTCCACCCGCTTCTTGACCCTGGCCCACTCGCCCCCGCCGAGCCGGTGCAGCTTGGGCGGCTCGTCGTCGCTGCCGATGTACTTTTGCAGCAGGTGGACCTGGTCGGTCGGCACGTACAGCCGGTCTTCTCCGGCGTAGCGCACTACCAGGTAGTCCCGCCGTACTCCCGCGACGTCCATCGTTTGAATGCCCTGGTAGCGGCCGATGCCGTGGTTGACGTGCACCACGTAGTCGCCCTCGCGCAGCTCCAGGTAGTCCGTGATGCGCGCCCCGGCCTCCGTGGGCGCCGTCCTGGCGCGCCGGGCCGGGCGCCTTGGGGTGCCGTACACCTCCGCCTCGGTGAGCACCAGCAGCCGCAGCTCGGCCAGCTCGAATCCCGACTCCAGGGGTGCCGGCACCACCACCACGTTGCCGGGCTTGAGCTGGCCGTCGAGCCGCTCCGAAAGGATCGCGGGCACCGACTCGCCTACCAGGCCCTCACGTACCCGCTCCGCCCGGCCCTGCCCGCTCAGGGCCAGGAGCACGCGGAAGCGCTGCCGCTGGCGGTTGCGCAGCTCGTCGGCGAGAAGCTGCCAGTTGCCGTGGAACGAGTCGGCGGGGCGGACGGGCAGGGAGTGCACGTGCTGGGGTTCGGTCTCCGCCAGGCGACGCGGCAGGAGGGTCAGGTACAACGTTCGGCTGCGGCGGGACGCCCGAACCAGGTCGTCCCACCACCCGAACACCCGGTCCTCCTCGGGGAGGACCCGCCCCCGCTCCAGCAGGGAAGTGAAGGTCTCGCTCCACTCGGTCTGCGCCGCACTCACCCGCTCCTTCAAGCGCGAGGGGTCGTCCAGCACCACCAGGGCCGGGGCGCCATACTCGGGCAACAGGGGGAGCCGGCCGAAGAAGAGCGGCCGGTACTGGTCGGCGCCTTCGACGTACCCTTGTTGCGAGATACGCTCCAGATGGGCGCCCGTGCGATCGAGGAGCTTTTGCGCCTCCTCCTCCTTGCCCACCGCGCGCAGCCGCTGCGCCTGCCGGCGCGCCGACGCCTCCAGGCGCGCCAGGCCCTCGCCGGGGCCGTCGCCGGGTAGCAGGAACTCCCGGGCCGGTCCGAGCACCACCTCCTCCAGGTGCCCGGCCGAACGCTGGCTCTCCACGTCGAAGAGGCGGATGGATTCCACCACGTCGTCGAACCACTCGATCCGCACCCCTGCGCTGCGGTCCAGGGGCAGGCAGTCCAGGATGTCTCCCCGCAAGCTCAGCTGCCCGGGCCCCTGCACTTTCGTGCGGCGCTCGTAACCCGCCGCCGTCAGGGCGCGGGCGAGCTCCGCCGGATCCCTCCGATCTCCCACCCGGATCCGGTGCACGTGGCGGGCGAGCACGTCGGCCGGCACGAGCCGCTCGGTGGCCGCCGTCACCTCCGCCACCACCACGGAGACCGGGCGACCTGCGCCGGCCAGGCGCATCAGCGCGTCCAGCCGTTGCCCGACCAGTTCGGGAGACGGGGAGACCTCTTCGTGGGGCAGGGTCTCCACGGCCGGGAAGTAGCCGACCCGCTCCTCGCCGACGAGGTGCAGCAGGTCGTCCCTCCAGCGCTCGGCCGTGGTACGCGTGTGGGTGAGCACCAGGACGGGTAGCGGCTCCTGGGCCCGACCGTTGAGCTCTTCGAAGAGCGCGGCCACGAGCGTGCTTTTCTGGGAACCCGTGACCCCCACGACCATCTGCTCGGACGGGACCTCAGAAAAGCCCCGCACGATGCGGCGAACGCTCTCCGCCTCGCGTACCAGGCTCACCAGCCCTGCCAGTACCATGCTCGACGCCAACTCCTCACCACGCGCTCTCGGCCGGCCTGCTCCGCTGGTGGGGAGCGGCCGGCTTCACCGTCCTCGCCGAAGCTTTCTTTTTGGATCGTGACGCCGGCGCCGACGCTGTCAAGGACGCTGCTCTCCGGGCGACGCCGCGTTGAATCGGGCCATGGCCTCCTCGACGCCGTAACGGCCCCAGCACTCGGCCGCCTGCGCGGCCATCGCCACGGCGTCGTCCAGCAGGGGCTCCTCGTCCGGCCCGGGCGGCTGCAGCACGTAGTCGACGCCGCTCACTCCGGGAGGGGGCTCGCCGATGCCGATCCGGAGTCTCGCAACCTGGGAGGTGCCCAGGTGATCGAGGATCGACTGCATACCCTTATGCGCGCCGCTGCTCCCGCCGCGCCGGATCCGGATTCGGCCCGGGGGCAGCGCCATGTCGTCGTACACGACGAGGACAGCGTCCAGAGGCACGCGCCACCGGTCGACCAGGCATGCCACCGCCCGGCCGCTCTCGTTCATGTAGGTCAACGGGTAGGCGAGGAGCCACTCGATGCCCGCGGACCGGGCCCGCACCACCATCGCCTCGCACAGCGCGACGGGCCGGGCGCCGCCCAGCCGGCGCGCCAGGTGGTCGAGGGCGCGAAAACCCATGTTGTGCCGTGTCGTCGCGTAGCGGGGCCCCGGGTTACCGAGGCCCACCACCAACCGCACGGCAGAGACCGGGCCCGTCCCGCCCACCGGACCGGATCTCAGCGCTCCTTCTCGTCCTCTTCTTCCTCAGCCTCGCGCTTTCTCGTGACCCGCTCCGGCTCGGCCGGCGCCGCCTCGACCGCGGCCGGCTGTGCCTGCTCCTCGGCCGTGGACCTCGGCACGATCGCGCTCACCAGCACGGTCTCCGGGTCGGTCAGGATGCGCAGCCCCTCAGGGACCGGAAGGTCTGCCACCGTGAGGCTTTGGCCGGCGTCCAGGGACGCCACGTTGACCGCGAAGTAGGGCGGGATGGCCGTGGGCAAGCACTCCACCTCGATCTCGCGCTCGCCCATGGCCGGCACGAGCCCCCGCCGCTCGAGCTCCTCGGCCCCCTCCACGAGCACCGGCACCGAGGCCCTGACCGGGCGGTCCATCGGAGGCGCGTAGAAGTCCACGTGGAGGATCTCCCCGCTCACGGGGTCCCGCTGGACCTCCTTCACCAGCGCCTGGCGCTCCGGCGCCCCATCGACCTCTCCTTCCACCTTCACCCGGATCAGTTTCGCCCGCGACCCCTCGGAGCGCAACAGGCGCTCCAGGGCGCGACCGTCCACCTCGATGGGCAGGGACGTCCCGGGACCGTAGAGGCTTCCCGGCACCCGGCCGCTCCGGCGCAGCTTGCGTGCCGCCCCTTTACCCGTCTGGGTGCGGGACGAGACGGCGATCTCCAGGTCTGCCACGATCTCAGGTCACCTCCGCCCGCCTTGCGGCGGGAGTTGGAATCGTGAAGAGCCGGCTGACGGACTCCTCGGTGAAAATGCTCCGGATGGCCTCGGCGAGCAGGGGCGCCACCGACAGCACCCGCAGGCGGTCGAAGGCCACCCTGGCGGGCAGGGGAATCGTATCCGTGATCACGACCTCTACGATGGGCGCCGCGGCCATCCGCTCGAAGGCGCCCGGCGAGAAGATCCCGTGGGTGGCGCACCCGTACACCGCCCGTGCTCCTTCCTCGACCAGCGCGGTCGCCGCCTGGGCCAGCGTGCCGCCGGTGTCAATGATATCATCCACCAGGATGGCGGTGTGACCGGCCACGTCGCCGATGACGTGCATGACCTCGGCCACGTTGGGTTCGGGGCGCCGCTTGTCGCAGATCGCCAGCCCGCACCCGAGGCGCTCGGCCAGTTCACGGGCCCGCACCACGCCGCCCACGTCCGGCGCCACCACCACCGGCGAAGGCAGGTGGAGCGAGGCGAAGTAGTCGGCGAGGATGGGCAGCGCCTTGAGGTTGTCCACGGGAATGTCGAAAAACCCCTGGATCTGGCCGGCGTGCAGGTCGATGGTCAGCACCCGGTCCGCACCGGCGGCGGCGAGCAGGTTGGCGAGCAGCTTGGCCGAAATCGGGTCCCTGGCCTGCATCTTCCGGTCCTGACGGGCGTATCCGTAGTACGGGACGACGGCGGCCACCTCTGCGGCGGAGGCGCGCTTCATGGCGTCGATCATGATGAGGAGTTCCATCACGTTCTCTGCGGGGGCGAACGTGGATTGGATGATGAAGACGTGAGCTCCCCGCACGCTCTCCAGGATGCGCACGTTGACCTCGCCGTCCCGGAACCGCCCCACCCTCGCGGCTCCGAGGTCGACACCCAGGCAGGCCGCTACGTCCCGGGCCAGCTGTGGATTGGCGTTGCCGCTGAAGATCCGCAGGCGTTTGTGATGATGATCCAGCCGAGGCTCCAGGGAGGCGCCGTCGATCATGCCCTTCCACCCCCTCTGGGATATCCGCCGGCGTCCGGAAAAGCTACCGCCCCCACCCGCGCGCCCGCCCGAATGCGAGTCCCTCTTGGTGCAATCCAGGCACCGGCACCAACGCGGGCACCCTTCCCCACCCGGCATTCGACGAGCATCGTGCCTTCTACGACCACGTCATCCTCCAGTTGACAGTCTATCAAAACGGCGCCAGGACCTATCCAGCACCGTTCTCCCAGGCGGGTCTCCCCCAAGAGCCAGGCTCCGGCATGCAAGACGCTGTCCCTGCCCACCTCCACCCAGGGATCCACCACGCACGGGGGATCGCCGGCGAACGTCACGCCCGAGGCCATGAGCCTGCCCCGGGCCGCCCCCCGCAACAACGCCTCCATCTGGTGCAGCTGGCGGCGGTCGTTGACGCCAAGGATCTCCTGCGGGTCTTCCACGGGGACGGCCACGACCCCGCCGGCCGGGCTCGCGGCCAGCAAGCCCACCGCGTCGGTGAGATAATACTCGTGCTGAGCGTTGTCCGGGCGCAGGGCGGCGAGGGCGCGCTCGAGCGCCGGGCGTGCGAAGGCGTAGACGCCCGCGTTGATCTCCCGGATGGCGCGCTGCTCGGGGGTGGCGTCCCGCTCCTCCACCACGCTCGTGACCCGCTCCGGCTCTCCCGGAGCCCGGATGACGCGCCCGTAACCATGAGGGTCGTCCAGCAGGGCGGTGAGCATGGCGAGCTCGGCGCCCGCAGCCCGGCGGCGCTCGCAGAGCCGCTGCAGCGTCCCTTCGGAGACGAGGGGCGTATCCGCGTACGAGACCACCACCTCGTCCACGGAGGGGGCGAGGTGGGGCAGGGCTTGCAGCACCGCGTGCCCGGTACCCAGTTGGGGTTGCTGGCGCGCGAACGTGACGGCCATGCCCATCCGGCGCGCCCACCGGCCGAGCTCCGCCTCGACCTGCTCGGCCTCGTGCCCGGTCACCACCACGACCTGAGCCGGCTGCCAGCGGCGGGCGGTCTCCAGCGCGAAGCTCCCGAGAGGCCTGCCACACAGGGGATGGAGCACCTTGGGCAGGGACGACTTCATGCGGGTGCCCATGCCGGCGGCCAGGAGGACCCACGCGGTGGCCGCGCGGGACGCTTCGCGTCCCTGTCGGGCGCGAAACGACCCTCCTGACGCGCTCGTTCCTGCCCCCCCGCCCGGTCCTGGCACCCCGACCCCGTCCCGGTGGCTCATGGCAGCCATGCCCACGCCGGCCGATCTTCCATGACGCCTTTCATCGGTGCCCTGCATGGTTCGCCGAGCGACGTCGATTTCCTCCGGGCGGCAGCAGGACCCCCAGGTGGAGCGGGGGTCCTGCTGTGGTGCCCCAACCGACCAGACCGGGGCTCCAAACTTACCGGTTGTTGGTCTGGGCCGGCTGGGCCGGGTTCTGGACGGTGAGCGGGTTTTGCAGGGCCTGCTGGAATCCGGCCTTGACACCGGACGTGGCCTGCTCGATGAGCGCCTGCTCGGCCGCCGCGATCATGCGGCGTACCATGTGACCACCGACGGCGCCCGTCACCCGCGACGGCATGTCGCCCCAGTAGTCGCTCTGAGGTACCTGGACGCCCAGCTCGTTGGCGACTTCGTACTTGAACTGGTTGAGGTTGCGGGCCGCGTCCAGGACCAGGGGGCGGTTTCGCTTCTGCCCGAGAGCCACCGACTCGTCACCTCCCTTGCCCGGGCCTAGTCTTGGGCAAGGCCGAGGCGCGCTATGGCGAGAGTTGTTTCCGTCCCTGCCAAAAGACCGAGCGCCCGGGCGAGGCGGCGGGTCACTTCTCGTACGGCTGGCCGTCCGCCGCGGGGGGCACGACCCGGCCGACGACGCCGGAAATGGCGATCATGGTCGCGATGTACGGCGCCATCAACAGGAACTCGGAGGGGATGGGCACCTGGAGGATCTGCAGCTTGGTTTGCAGCGAGTCGGCAAACCCGAAAACGAGCGAGGAGGCGAAGGCTCCGAACGGTGTCCAGTTACCGAAGATCATGGCGGCAAGCCCAATGAAGCCGCGCCCTGCCGTCATGACCTCGTCGAAGCGCCCCACGGAGCCAATGGTGAAGTACGCTCCCCCGATGCCTGCTACCATGCCTCCCAACAGGACGCTCAGGTACCGGGTGCGCCACACGTTGATCCCGAGCGTATCGGCCGCCCTGGGGTGCTCCCCTACGGCCCGCATCCGCAGGCCGAAACGGGTGCGGAAGAGCAGCACGTGCACCCCGATGACCAGCGCGAGCATGAGGTACGGGATCAGACTGTTCTCGAACAGCACCGGCCCGACGATCGGGATCTTGACCAGCCCCGGCACGGCCCAGACCGGTAACGTGCCGGAATTGTTGAGCCACATGTACTTCTCCAGGAAACGGGCGGAGGCGTAGCTCGTCGCGCCGACGGCGAAGATGTTGATCACCGTGCCGCTCACGATCTGATCGACCCGGTACTTGATGGCGAGCACGCCGTGGACCAGGCCCAGCAAGCCGCCCACGGCGACGGCGGCCACCAGCGCCAGGTACAGGTTGCCCGTCACGCTCCCGACCACGACGGCCACCATCGCGGCGCTCAACATCATCCC is from Limnochorda sp. L945t and encodes:
- a CDS encoding ABC transporter permease, producing the protein MSTAVSPATAVSQAMLGRRSSTPAVVAFVIAAAIVALFGRSTPAGVDAVFGLNPGGFTQAVELPDLVIPAAPAIYVLAAVAAALAGGYLAWPRLRGGVVVGLSVSAFVVAFLVWAVQGQSLNLLGMLESTLLRATPIALGALSGVLCERAAVINIAIEGMMLSAAMVAVVVGSVTGNLYLALVAAVAVGGLLGLVHGVLAIKYRVDQIVSGTVINIFAVGATSYASARFLEKYMWLNNSGTLPVWAVPGLVKIPIVGPVLFENSLIPYLMLALVIGVHVLLFRTRFGLRMRAVGEHPRAADTLGINVWRTRYLSVLLGGMVAGIGGAYFTIGSVGRFDEVMTAGRGFIGLAAMIFGNWTPFGAFASSLVFGFADSLQTKLQILQVPIPSEFLLMAPYIATMIAISGVVGRVVPPAADGQPYEK